In Candidatus Poribacteria bacterium, the following are encoded in one genomic region:
- a CDS encoding SDR family NAD(P)-dependent oxidoreductase produces MNLTDKIAIVTGAGQGIGKAIAIRLANAGANVAIMDLNMEAAEAVAQEIESTGRKALPVQADVSVSSDVNAAVEKVISTFGRVDILVNNAGIAGRTLPLTDLEEADWDSVIGVNLTGVFLCCKAVIAPMIAQDYGRIVNIASIAGKEGNPTLIPYSVSKAGVICLTKALAKEVTDYNIRVNAVSPAVIETPILEGMAQSTIDYMVGKIPLGRVGKPEEVAAVVNFLASDEASFVTGQCYDVSGGRATY; encoded by the coding sequence ATGAATCTAACGGATAAAATTGCGATTGTGACAGGCGCGGGACAAGGTATTGGTAAAGCGATTGCCATCAGACTCGCGAACGCAGGCGCGAATGTCGCTATCATGGATTTAAACATGGAGGCAGCCGAAGCGGTCGCACAGGAGATTGAATCTACTGGACGCAAAGCACTGCCCGTTCAGGCAGATGTTTCGGTTTCTTCAGATGTCAATGCTGCTGTCGAAAAAGTTATTTCCACCTTTGGTCGTGTTGACATTCTCGTCAACAATGCCGGGATTGCAGGACGCACACTTCCATTGACGGACTTAGAAGAGGCGGATTGGGACAGCGTGATAGGTGTGAATCTGACAGGTGTTTTTCTCTGTTGTAAAGCCGTGATTGCTCCCATGATCGCGCAGGACTACGGCAGGATTGTGAACATCGCCTCGATTGCTGGCAAGGAGGGTAATCCGACGCTCATCCCATATTCCGTATCTAAGGCGGGGGTCATCTGCTTAACGAAGGCACTCGCTAAGGAGGTAACGGACTATAATATCCGCGTGAATGCAGTGTCTCCAGCGGTCATTGAAACACCGATATTGGAAGGTATGGCACAATCAACCATTGATTATATGGTGGGTAAGATTCCGTTGGGACGCGTTGGGAAACCGGAGGAAGTCGCTGCTGTAGTGAATTTCTTAGCGTCAGATGAAGCAAGTTTTGTGACAGGGCAGTGCTACGATGTCAGTGGCGGAAGAGCAACGTATTAG
- a CDS encoding peroxidase codes for MRAQFTDAQIAQIVTDFHKADIDETTKAILEFAGKVTKAAATVTPADLEHLRSYGLTDEALFAIVEVVGFFSYINRIADAFGVELDDFLELRRDFDESNG; via the coding sequence TTGCGGGCACAATTCACAGATGCACAAATTGCACAGATTGTAACGGATTTTCACAAGGCCGATATTGACGAGACTACAAAAGCGATCCTTGAATTTGCTGGTAAAGTAACAAAAGCAGCAGCTACTGTTACGCCAGCAGACCTTGAACACCTCCGCAGCTATGGACTCACTGACGAAGCACTCTTCGCTATTGTGGAAGTCGTTGGCTTTTTCAGCTACATCAATCGGATAGCGGATGCGTTCGGCGTTGAATTGGACGATTTTTTGGAACTCAGGAGGGATTTTGATGAATCTAACGGATAA
- a CDS encoding peroxidase, with translation MAWIRTVDEAEATGIVKEEYDAAIARAGQVYNIVKLLSVRPKSMRPFIELYIAIMFDEDSPLSRMQREMIATVVSKVNECHY, from the coding sequence ATGGCATGGATTCGCACTGTAGATGAAGCCGAAGCAACCGGTATCGTGAAAGAGGAATATGACGCTGCAATTGCACGGGCAGGACAAGTTTACAATATCGTCAAACTTCTCAGTGTCCGACCAAAAAGCATGCGTCCTTTTATTGAACTTTACATAGCGATAATGTTTGACGAGGACTCTCCGCTGAGCCGAATGCAACGTGAAATGATTGCAACTGTCGTCTCGAAAGTGAACGAATGCCACTACTGA
- a CDS encoding 4a-hydroxytetrahydrobiopterin dehydratase, which translates to MAAKKLSDAEVQENLEQLNGWTVENGKLHKEYQFDTFVTAFGFMTQLALIAESMNHHPEWFNVYNRVTIDLMTHDADGISELDFQWAKHADSISG; encoded by the coding sequence ATGGCAGCGAAAAAACTTTCAGATGCTGAGGTTCAGGAAAACCTTGAACAACTCAACGGTTGGACAGTGGAGAACGGTAAGTTACATAAAGAATACCAGTTTGATACCTTTGTTACAGCGTTCGGTTTTATGACACAACTCGCCTTAATCGCGGAATCCATGAATCATCACCCTGAATGGTTCAACGTCTATAACCGTGTGACAATTGATTTGATGACGCACGATGCAGATGGCATCAGTGAATTGGATTTTCAATGGGCAAAGCACGCCGATTCAATTAGCGGTTAA
- a CDS encoding D-2-hydroxyacid dehydrogenase, whose translation MRVLIGSRQAPEIEEMLSDVPPGVEVHFLPHGESLREHIADVEILFGHLGEDAILEATALRWVHQPHAGVEGFMYPAFKASDIILTNCRGLYGTQIAEHAFALLLSITRRIPAQLEFMKTKHWERVPCVELAGMTMGILGLGGIGRAIAVRAQAFEFNIIAADVEPIDKPDTVSELFGLDELMAFLAKSNILMVCCPSTPETHKLLSHAQFNQMPDDSYVVNVSRGKVIDEEALVEALQSAKLAGAGLDVTYTEPCPPENPLWEQENVILTSHSAGSSQHIRRRAMQLFIDNLHRYVEGEPLVNVVDKQKGY comes from the coding sequence ATGAGGGTCTTAATTGGAAGTCGACAGGCACCAGAGATTGAGGAGATGTTGTCGGATGTCCCACCGGGTGTTGAGGTACACTTTTTACCACACGGTGAATCCTTACGTGAACACATCGCTGATGTTGAGATTTTGTTTGGACACCTTGGTGAAGATGCAATACTGGAAGCGACTGCGCTGCGTTGGGTGCACCAACCACATGCCGGTGTTGAAGGATTTATGTATCCTGCTTTCAAGGCGAGTGATATTATACTCACCAACTGTCGTGGCTTGTACGGTACGCAGATCGCAGAACACGCTTTTGCCTTACTTTTGTCCATCACTCGGCGGATTCCGGCCCAATTGGAATTCATGAAGACGAAGCATTGGGAGCGCGTTCCGTGTGTTGAACTGGCGGGTATGACAATGGGTATCCTCGGATTGGGTGGCATCGGGCGGGCGATTGCAGTACGTGCACAGGCGTTTGAATTTAATATCATCGCTGCTGATGTAGAACCGATTGACAAACCTGATACCGTGTCAGAACTCTTCGGTTTAGATGAATTGATGGCGTTTCTTGCGAAGTCGAACATCCTCATGGTATGTTGCCCAAGCACGCCTGAAACACATAAACTCTTATCGCACGCACAGTTCAATCAGATGCCTGATGATAGTTACGTTGTGAATGTCAGTCGTGGCAAGGTTATTGACGAAGAGGCATTGGTCGAGGCACTTCAGAGTGCGAAATTAGCCGGTGCTGGGTTAGATGTAACGTATACAGAACCGTGTCCACCGGAAAACCCTCTGTGGGAACAGGAGAACGTAATCTTAACTTCACACAGCGCGGGGTCTTCGCAGCACATTCGGAGACGCGCTATGCAACTCTTTATTGATAATTTACATCGTTACGTGGAAGGTGAGCCTTTAGTCAACGTCGTTGACAAACAGAAGGGATACTAA
- a CDS encoding Gfo/Idh/MocA family oxidoreductase has protein sequence MSQKTYRAAAIGHTGAGNFGHGLHTPYKDIENVEFIAVSDPDEAGREKAAAEASASRSYADYRDMLEKEDLDIVSVCPRWTSEHVDMVTACLEAGCSVYSEKPMTSTLADGDKIVETAKANGLKVAVAHQAVYLPATHTIKQMLDEGKIGTIQAIYASGKQDHRGGGEDMIVLGTHTFNMMRFFVGDVAWMQSHVTTNGKEIAYGDDHKPTEPVGAVAGDCINSYFAFKSGVSGFFESRRDQAGSGRYGMEIVGSEGIFSLRGDVANRLMVYPYPVLVPANPEQQWEAMDLDQTPFSQGNELAIRDLIDAIENDRKPISAAEDAVAALEMILGAYESQLSGGRVPFPIANREHPLSR, from the coding sequence ATGAGTCAGAAAACATATCGCGCCGCTGCGATTGGGCATACCGGTGCTGGCAACTTCGGACATGGACTCCATACCCCATATAAAGATATAGAGAACGTCGAATTCATCGCTGTCTCTGATCCAGATGAGGCTGGCAGGGAGAAGGCGGCGGCAGAAGCGAGTGCTTCGCGCAGCTACGCTGATTATCGGGATATGCTTGAGAAAGAGGATCTTGACATTGTAAGTGTCTGTCCGCGCTGGACATCGGAACATGTCGATATGGTAACCGCTTGTCTTGAGGCGGGATGCAGCGTCTATTCCGAGAAACCGATGACGAGTACACTCGCGGACGGTGATAAGATCGTTGAGACCGCGAAAGCAAACGGTTTAAAGGTTGCTGTGGCGCATCAAGCGGTCTACCTCCCCGCAACGCATACCATCAAACAGATGCTTGACGAAGGGAAGATTGGCACGATCCAAGCCATCTACGCCAGCGGCAAGCAGGATCACCGCGGTGGCGGTGAGGATATGATTGTCCTTGGCACCCACACGTTCAATATGATGCGTTTCTTCGTCGGTGATGTCGCATGGATGCAGTCGCATGTCACAACAAACGGCAAAGAGATTGCATACGGTGATGACCATAAACCGACAGAACCTGTGGGAGCCGTCGCGGGTGATTGCATCAACAGTTACTTTGCTTTCAAAAGCGGTGTTTCCGGCTTCTTCGAGTCCCGGAGAGATCAGGCTGGTTCAGGCAGATACGGTATGGAGATCGTCGGTAGTGAAGGTATTTTCTCGCTTCGCGGTGATGTCGCGAATCGGCTGATGGTCTACCCGTATCCGGTGCTGGTGCCTGCAAATCCAGAGCAGCAGTGGGAGGCAATGGATTTAGACCAAACGCCTTTCTCTCAAGGGAATGAGCTGGCTATCCGAGACCTTATTGATGCTATTGAAAACGACCGGAAACCGATTTCTGCAGCTGAAGACGCTGTCGCTGCATTAGAGATGATTCTCGGTGCTTACGAATCTCAATTGTCTGGCGGACGTGTCCCGTTCCCGATTGCGAACCGTGAGCATCCCTTAAGCAGATAA
- the dusB gene encoding tRNA dihydrouridine synthase DusB, which translates to MLTIGNLNIPDFPLLLAPMEDVSDPPFRAVCKENGADLMYTEFISSEALIRDAAPSVAKLDIFEAERPIGIQIFGHDIDSMRASVEITEKVQPDIIDINYGCPVKKVTCKGAGAGILQDIPKMVKMTAEMVKATQLPVTVKTRLGWDDKTKYIVEVAERLQDVGIQAIAIHGRTRRQMYKGDADWTLIGRIKDNPRMTIPVFGNGDVDSPQKAAEMRQQYGVDGIMVGRAAIGYPWIFDEIKHYFATGELLPPPSIDERIKVFRKHLDFSIKWKGLKLGLVEMRRHYSNYFKGIPHVKPFRYRLVTCDSYDGVLGIVSELRTHALMLGFS; encoded by the coding sequence ATGTTAACAATCGGCAATCTCAATATCCCAGACTTCCCACTATTGCTCGCACCGATGGAAGATGTGAGCGATCCGCCTTTCCGCGCCGTCTGCAAGGAAAATGGTGCGGATCTCATGTACACCGAATTCATCTCCTCCGAAGCACTTATTCGTGACGCGGCACCGAGTGTTGCCAAATTGGACATTTTTGAAGCCGAAAGACCCATCGGCATCCAAATCTTTGGGCACGACATTGATTCCATGCGCGCCTCTGTCGAGATTACCGAAAAGGTCCAACCTGACATCATCGACATTAACTATGGGTGTCCTGTCAAGAAGGTTACATGCAAAGGGGCAGGTGCCGGTATCCTACAAGACATACCGAAGATGGTGAAAATGACTGCCGAAATGGTCAAAGCCACGCAGTTGCCCGTCACCGTCAAAACTCGTCTCGGCTGGGACGATAAAACGAAATACATCGTTGAGGTTGCCGAACGGCTACAGGATGTCGGTATACAGGCAATCGCTATTCACGGCAGAACCCGCCGACAGATGTATAAAGGAGATGCCGATTGGACGCTCATCGGTAGGATTAAAGATAACCCGCGTATGACGATCCCTGTCTTCGGCAACGGTGATGTCGATAGTCCACAGAAAGCGGCAGAGATGCGGCAGCAATACGGTGTTGACGGTATCATGGTCGGACGCGCTGCGATCGGTTACCCGTGGATTTTCGACGAGATAAAACACTATTTCGCAACAGGTGAATTGCTCCCACCGCCTTCCATAGATGAACGCATCAAGGTTTTTAGAAAACACCTCGACTTTTCCATTAAATGGAAAGGATTAAAACTCGGTCTCGTTGAGATGCGGCGGCACTATAGCAACTATTTTAAGGGCATCCCACACGTCAAACCCTTTCGCTATCGTCTTGTTACATGTGATAGTTACGACGGTGTTTTAGGCATTGTATCGGAACTCCGGACGCATGCGCTAATGTTAGGGTTCTCATAG
- the dapF gene encoding diaminopimelate epimerase: MEKIPFMKLSGAGNDFVIINNLAEIVDSTDTDFVQKLCQRRMSVGADGVLLVEKADDVDFRMRYFNADGGEVETCGNGARCISKFAYLNGIASEKMRFLTNAGIYESEIVGTSVKVRMSDPTDIRLNVPLQLDDGMHTVGFANSGVPHVVFFVEDLEGTDVFDLGQQTRYHDDFKPNGTNANFIRVQSSGLIDIRTYERGVEDETLACGTGSIASAIVAATLGKVVSPVAVKTASGVVLKIHFDVENGEAQNVYLEGDARVIYVGELTTDAWDY, translated from the coding sequence ATGGAAAAAATACCCTTTATGAAACTCAGCGGTGCGGGTAACGATTTTGTCATCATTAATAATCTGGCGGAAATTGTTGATAGCACCGATACAGATTTTGTGCAAAAACTCTGCCAACGCCGTATGTCGGTTGGAGCTGATGGTGTTCTGCTCGTCGAAAAAGCGGACGATGTCGATTTTCGCATGCGCTACTTCAACGCTGATGGTGGTGAAGTAGAGACCTGTGGAAACGGCGCACGCTGTATCTCTAAGTTCGCCTATCTGAATGGAATCGCGTCTGAAAAAATGCGGTTTCTGACGAACGCTGGAATTTATGAATCCGAGATAGTGGGTACGAGCGTTAAAGTCCGTATGAGTGATCCCACGGACATTCGACTCAATGTCCCACTCCAATTAGACGATGGGATGCATACCGTTGGGTTCGCGAACAGCGGTGTACCGCACGTTGTTTTCTTTGTAGAGGACTTGGAAGGAACGGATGTATTTGACTTAGGACAACAGACACGCTATCATGACGATTTCAAACCCAATGGCACTAATGCGAATTTTATCCGTGTTCAGTCATCGGGATTAATTGACATCCGGACGTATGAACGTGGCGTTGAAGATGAGACGCTCGCTTGTGGCACAGGTTCAATCGCTTCCGCTATTGTCGCTGCGACATTAGGAAAAGTTGTATCTCCTGTTGCCGTCAAAACAGCGAGTGGCGTGGTTCTTAAAATCCATTTTGACGTAGAAAACGGAGAAGCTCAAAACGTCTACCTCGAAGGCGATGCTCGCGTTATCTACGTCGGTGAACTCACAACAGACGCATGGGATTATTAA
- the dapA gene encoding 4-hydroxy-tetrahydrodipicolinate synthase has translation MFQGSYVALVTPFKDDESLDESKLKELIQFQLDGGTHGIVPCGTTGESPALSESEHDRVIELTVETVSGQVPVIAGTGSNSTTRTLRATEHAKAAGADAALIVTPYYNKPTQEGLYAHYMKIADTVDIPIVVYNVPGRCGTDILSPTIARLAEHPNIVALKEATGELKRASEVVNLCPDDFVVLSGDDVNTLPIMAVGGKGVISVVANIAPADVAEMCNAFHAGNLELAQKLHYKTLPLAVDLFIETNPIPAKTALQLMGKLNGKLRLPLAPMVSANLESLRNTLSETGLI, from the coding sequence ATGTTTCAAGGCTCTTATGTTGCACTCGTCACACCATTTAAGGACGATGAATCGCTTGACGAATCGAAACTCAAGGAACTGATTCAATTTCAGCTTGACGGCGGCACACACGGCATCGTTCCGTGTGGCACAACAGGTGAATCTCCTGCGCTGTCTGAGTCTGAACACGATAGGGTGATAGAACTCACCGTCGAAACTGTGAGTGGGCAGGTGCCTGTTATCGCTGGCACGGGTTCCAACTCGACGACACGCACCTTGCGTGCGACAGAGCACGCGAAAGCCGCCGGTGCGGATGCTGCCCTGATTGTCACCCCCTATTACAACAAACCGACCCAAGAGGGGTTATATGCCCACTACATGAAAATCGCCGACACGGTGGACATCCCGATCGTTGTCTACAATGTCCCTGGACGATGCGGGACTGACATCCTTTCACCTACGATCGCAAGGCTTGCGGAGCACCCGAATATCGTCGCTCTCAAGGAAGCGACTGGCGAACTGAAACGCGCCAGCGAAGTCGTCAACTTATGCCCCGATGACTTTGTCGTGCTTTCCGGTGATGATGTCAACACCCTACCAATCATGGCTGTTGGTGGTAAGGGTGTTATTTCAGTTGTGGCGAACATCGCACCGGCAGATGTTGCGGAGATGTGTAATGCTTTCCATGCGGGGAATCTTGAACTCGCCCAAAAACTTCACTATAAAACGTTGCCGCTGGCGGTTGATCTCTTTATTGAGACGAACCCGATCCCTGCGAAAACCGCGCTCCAGTTGATGGGCAAACTCAACGGGAAACTGCGATTGCCGCTCGCACCAATGGTGTCTGCGAACCTTGAGTCCTTGCGGAATACGCTTTCGGAAACGGGTTTGATTTAG
- a CDS encoding formylglycine-generating enzyme family protein, with product MKTVFTVLVMLLMVLMPEGDHLMRTTVAQSPSVPEGMVLIPAGEFQMGSTDSEGDSDELPVHTVYLDAFYMDIFEVTVGQYNEFVRATGYTPLGNQVLNLSPTDWHPVVGVNWYDAMAYATWAGKRLPTEAEWEKAARGGLAGKKYPWGATPPDGTQCNFADMLAGHLEWANLDVDDGYAHSAPVGNFPPNGYGLYDMGGNVREWCLDAWDADFYANSPRQNPFADGSLEDVLSNFKTITSARVTRGGSWWTPPDFLRVAFRNESSPSAAYINNGFRCVKDIAP from the coding sequence ATGAAAACAGTATTTACGGTACTTGTGATGCTCCTGATGGTGTTGATGCCCGAAGGAGATCATCTCATGAGAACGACAGTCGCCCAATCACCAAGTGTTCCAGAAGGGATGGTACTTATTCCTGCAGGCGAATTTCAGATGGGCAGCACCGACTCTGAGGGAGATAGCGACGAGCTGCCCGTACATACCGTCTACTTGGATGCGTTCTATATGGACATATTCGAGGTGACTGTCGGTCAGTATAACGAATTTGTCCGAGCCACCGGGTATACACCTTTAGGGAATCAGGTTTTGAATCTTTCACCAACGGATTGGCATCCTGTTGTTGGTGTGAATTGGTATGATGCCATGGCTTACGCGACATGGGCGGGTAAACGGTTACCGACTGAGGCAGAATGGGAAAAAGCTGCCCGCGGCGGTTTAGCAGGTAAGAAGTATCCGTGGGGTGCCACGCCGCCGGACGGAACACAGTGTAACTTCGCCGATATGCTCGCAGGGCATCTTGAATGGGCAAATCTGGACGTTGATGATGGTTATGCACATTCCGCACCAGTTGGAAACTTCCCACCAAATGGATATGGATTGTATGATATGGGTGGCAATGTGCGTGAGTGGTGTCTTGACGCGTGGGATGCTGATTTTTATGCGAATTCCCCGCGTCAGAATCCGTTTGCTGATGGGAGTTTGGAAGATGTTTTATCTAATTTCAAGACGATTACATCTGCGCGTGTGACGCGCGGCGGTTCTTGGTGGACACCACCGGATTTTCTGCGTGTGGCTTTCCGAAATGAGAGCAGCCCATCAGCCGCATATATCAATAACGGGTTTCGCTGCGTGAAGGATATCGCCCCTTAA
- a CDS encoding neutral/alkaline non-lysosomal ceramidase N-terminal domain-containing protein, with translation MTDKNSVIQVGVAEVDITPDYPIRLSGYGSRRTESDGIIQPIWSKALAIGNDTDEPVVLVTVENCGLPDELTEEVSRRIKQKTGISRAHFAACFTHTHSAPCLTNAAPFLFSSDIPPEQQETIDKYTQQLTDWMEAVALEALANREPSRLTWGIGELGFAKNRRTEGGPVDHSLPCMQVRDLDGTLRAVWASYACHCTTLAGTDNHICGDWAGYAQDAIQDALPGVTALITIGCGADANPESRMMPMPDGEEEVFSTRLAYAKAHGEALSEEVQRMLKRDANPLSKVPRGAFERVNLPFDTLPTREEWEARVAAGGHDAYHAQKHLERLQKGQSIQTELSYPVQAWSFGDELGVVFLASEVVVDYSLRLKNELDAEKLWVGAYANAFPCYIPSERVLAEGGYEGGGAMLYFGPPTRFATGVEQLVIDTVHRLLPENFSRG, from the coding sequence ATGACAGATAAAAATAGCGTTATTCAGGTTGGCGTTGCAGAAGTAGATATTACGCCAGACTATCCGATTCGGCTCAGTGGTTATGGGAGTCGCCGCACAGAATCCGACGGTATTATCCAGCCGATATGGTCGAAGGCACTTGCTATCGGTAATGATACAGATGAACCGGTTGTTTTAGTGACGGTTGAAAATTGCGGTTTACCGGATGAACTCACCGAAGAGGTATCGCGCCGAATCAAGCAGAAAACAGGGATTTCCCGCGCCCACTTTGCAGCATGTTTTACGCACACGCATAGCGCGCCCTGTCTAACAAACGCCGCGCCGTTTCTATTTAGTTCGGATATACCGCCGGAACAACAGGAAACGATTGATAAATACACCCAGCAACTTACCGACTGGATGGAAGCCGTCGCACTGGAAGCACTCGCAAATCGCGAGCCATCACGGTTGACATGGGGTATTGGAGAACTCGGATTCGCCAAAAATCGGCGAACCGAGGGTGGACCGGTGGATCACTCACTGCCGTGTATGCAAGTCAGGGATTTAGACGGCACACTGCGCGCTGTGTGGGCAAGTTACGCTTGCCACTGTACAACATTGGCTGGAACGGACAATCATATCTGCGGCGACTGGGCAGGATACGCACAAGATGCGATCCAAGACGCACTTCCGGGCGTAACTGCCTTAATCACAATCGGATGTGGTGCCGATGCAAACCCCGAATCACGAATGATGCCGATGCCAGATGGGGAAGAAGAAGTCTTTAGTACTCGCCTCGCGTATGCAAAAGCACACGGAGAAGCACTTTCAGAGGAAGTCCAACGGATGCTGAAAAGGGATGCCAATCCACTCTCTAAAGTCCCAAGGGGTGCGTTTGAACGAGTGAATCTGCCGTTTGATACACTGCCGACCCGTGAAGAATGGGAGGCACGTGTAGCAGCAGGCGGTCACGATGCCTATCATGCACAAAAACACCTCGAACGCTTACAGAAAGGACAGTCGATACAAACGGAACTCTCTTATCCCGTACAAGCGTGGAGTTTCGGCGATGAACTCGGTGTTGTTTTCCTTGCCAGTGAAGTCGTTGTTGATTATTCACTGCGTCTGAAGAACGAGTTAGATGCCGAAAAGTTGTGGGTAGGGGCATACGCAAATGCGTTTCCGTGCTATATCCCATCGGAACGCGTGTTAGCCGAGGGCGGCTATGAGGGTGGTGGTGCGATGCTCTATTTCGGTCCACCAACTCGATTCGCCACCGGCGTTGAGCAGTTGGTGATTGACACAGTGCATCGGCTGTTGCCAGAGAATTTCTCAAGGGGATGA
- a CDS encoding ABC transporter ATP-binding protein, with translation MLIEIKNVSLSFGTTTALDNLSLEVQGGAVGLLGPNGAGKSTLLKTLLGFVQPNQGTAAVFGLDVQTDPLEIRKQIGYMPEDECLIQGMNAVQLVSYAGELCGMPKRDALQRAHEVLYYVGLDEERYRSIDGYSVGMKQRVKLAQALAHDPELLLLDEPTNGMDTSGREEMLELVKDIATDKGINVILSSHLLPDVEFACEEIIALSHGSLAIQGHIEALKENKGQLFDLKIVGDSESYIAALERHNYQVELHPDKRLRVTSDNQAQTDTKFFFKLAYETRVQLRQLREVKHSLEDIFAEVMSVDSQ, from the coding sequence ATGCTTATTGAAATAAAAAACGTCTCACTCTCTTTTGGTACAACGACTGCCCTGGATAACCTCTCATTAGAAGTTCAAGGCGGTGCTGTCGGTTTACTGGGACCTAATGGTGCGGGAAAAAGCACCTTACTAAAAACGCTCCTCGGATTCGTCCAGCCGAATCAAGGTACAGCCGCTGTGTTCGGGCTGGATGTGCAAACAGATCCATTAGAGATTCGGAAACAGATCGGATACATGCCGGAAGATGAATGTTTAATTCAGGGGATGAACGCCGTTCAGCTTGTCTCTTACGCAGGCGAACTCTGTGGAATGCCGAAGCGCGATGCACTACAACGCGCACATGAAGTGCTCTATTATGTCGGTTTGGATGAAGAGCGTTATCGGTCCATAGACGGCTACTCAGTTGGCATGAAACAACGCGTGAAGTTAGCACAGGCACTGGCGCACGATCCAGAGTTACTACTTCTTGACGAACCAACAAACGGGATGGACACCAGCGGTAGAGAGGAGATGTTGGAACTCGTCAAAGACATTGCAACGGATAAGGGCATCAATGTGATCTTGTCTTCGCATCTACTTCCAGATGTAGAGTTTGCATGCGAAGAGATTATTGCCCTCTCACACGGAAGCCTTGCTATTCAAGGACACATAGAAGCACTCAAAGAGAACAAAGGACAGTTGTTTGATCTGAAGATTGTCGGGGACAGCGAGTCTTACATCGCTGCGTTAGAACGACACAATTATCAGGTTGAACTACATCCGGATAAACGCCTCCGAGTTACGTCCGACAATCAGGCACAAACGGATACAAAATTCTTCTTCAAACTCGCTTACGAGACCCGGGTCCAGCTCCGTCAGTTGCGTGAGGTGAAACATTCGCTGGAGGACATTTTCGCTGAGGTGATGAGTGTGGATTCACAATAG
- the alr gene encoding alanine racemase, translating to MHYFRTHTEINLQAIQHNAEAIKGHTRKKLIAVIKADAYGHGAVRVTEVLDATADMFAVATVEEGITLRQADIHKPILVLFSSLPVQAAPIVEYGLTPTIGDWEFAKALHEVGSVKVHVNVNTGMNRSGVCYTEAMAFLSKLKTLHRLEVEGLFTHFATADEADKSFVSAQLKRFLSVLVHVSGKMIHAANSAAALSVPESYFDAVRPGLSLYGIYPAAEKPIPLKPALTWKTRVGWIEAISEGEGVSYGLTYKAPQQTRVAMVQVGYGDGYPRVLSNSGEVLVGGKRRPIIGRVCMDVSVVQLQPEDNVSVGDEVVLIGSQGDAEITVDEVAHRAGTISYEILTQIGTRVNRTFLPSNYKNK from the coding sequence ATGCATTACTTCCGAACACACACAGAAATCAATCTGCAAGCAATCCAACACAATGCTGAAGCAATCAAGGGACATACCAGGAAAAAGTTGATAGCAGTCATAAAAGCGGATGCTTATGGGCACGGTGCGGTTCGTGTCACAGAGGTATTGGACGCAACCGCTGATATGTTCGCTGTCGCAACGGTTGAGGAAGGGATTACGCTACGTCAAGCGGATATCCACAAACCGATTCTGGTTCTGTTTAGTTCTTTGCCTGTGCAGGCGGCACCAATCGTTGAATATGGATTGACACCGACAATAGGTGATTGGGAGTTTGCAAAGGCATTGCATGAGGTTGGTTCTGTAAAGGTTCATGTCAACGTCAATACCGGTATGAATCGGAGCGGTGTGTGTTATACGGAAGCGATGGCGTTTCTGAGCAAACTGAAAACGCTACATCGGCTTGAAGTTGAGGGGTTGTTCACACATTTTGCTACGGCGGACGAGGCGGATAAAAGTTTTGTATCGGCGCAGCTAAAGCGGTTTTTGTCTGTCCTTGTGCACGTTAGTGGAAAGATGATTCACGCAGCGAACAGTGCAGCGGCACTTTCAGTTCCTGAGTCGTATTTTGATGCCGTGCGTCCGGGTTTGAGTCTGTATGGTATCTACCCGGCAGCTGAAAAACCTATCCCGTTAAAACCGGCACTTACATGGAAAACGCGTGTCGGTTGGATAGAGGCTATCTCAGAGGGGGAAGGTGTAAGTTACGGATTAACCTATAAGGCACCACAACAAACCCGCGTAGCGATGGTGCAAGTAGGCTACGGCGATGGCTATCCTCGTGTGCTTTCCAACAGTGGTGAGGTGTTGGTTGGTGGGAAACGCCGTCCGATTATCGGAAGGGTTTGCATGGACGTGAGCGTGGTACAACTCCAACCCGAAGATAACGTGTCGGTTGGCGATGAAGTGGTGCTGATAGGAAGCCAAGGGGATGCGGAAATCACTGTTGATGAAGTTGCGCACCGTGCTGGAACAATTTCGTATGAAATCTTAACACAGATAGGCACACGCGTAAATCGAACCTTTCTTCCATCGAATTATAAAAACAAGTAG